The Paeniglutamicibacter sulfureus genome includes a region encoding these proteins:
- the ilvD gene encoding dihydroxy-acid dehydratase, giving the protein MPELRSRTVTHGRNMVGARALLRAAGVKGSDFGKPIIAVANSFTEFVPGHTHLQPVGRIVSDAIIEAGGIPREFNTIAVDDGIAMGHGGMLYSLPSRDLIADSVEYMVNAHCADALICISNCDKITPGMMMAAMRLNIPTVFVSGGPMEGGTAVLVDGTVRKRLNLISAIADAVNDSVSDEDLLSIEEAACPTCGSCSGMFTANSMNCLTEALGLSLPGNGTTLATHTARKELYEDAGRAIVDITKSYYFDDDESVLPRAIAGRPAFENAMTMDIAMGGSSNTILHLLAAAQEAELDFTLDDIDAISRRTPCLTKVAPNGEYLVEDVHRAGGIPAILGELDRGGMLNHNVRSVHGPDLRSWLDDWDIRGGKATETAIELFHAAPGCVRSAEAFSQSERWDTLDLDAKNGCIHSMEHAHSVEGGLAVLRGNISLDGAVVKTAGVDESIFKFSGPAVVFESQDDAVTAILSKTIVAGDVVVIRYEGPRGGPGMQEMLYPTSFLKGLGLGAKCALITDGRFSGGTSGLSIGHISPEAAAGGAIALVENGDTISIDIPARSITLEVSEDELARRRAVLESTIGYQPRDRDRVVSPALRAYAAFAQSADKGAVRHVPQIVQKQAVLS; this is encoded by the coding sequence ATGCCTGAATTACGTTCACGAACAGTCACCCACGGCCGCAACATGGTCGGCGCCCGCGCCCTGCTTCGCGCCGCCGGCGTCAAGGGCTCCGATTTCGGAAAGCCGATCATCGCCGTGGCGAACAGCTTTACCGAATTCGTCCCCGGCCACACCCACCTGCAGCCGGTGGGCCGCATCGTCTCCGATGCCATCATCGAGGCCGGCGGAATCCCGCGCGAGTTCAACACCATCGCGGTGGACGACGGGATCGCCATGGGCCACGGCGGCATGCTCTACTCGCTGCCCAGCCGCGACCTGATCGCCGACTCCGTCGAGTACATGGTCAACGCGCACTGCGCCGACGCGCTGATCTGCATCTCCAACTGCGACAAGATCACCCCCGGCATGATGATGGCCGCCATGCGGCTGAACATCCCCACCGTGTTTGTCAGCGGCGGGCCGATGGAGGGCGGCACCGCCGTGCTGGTGGACGGCACCGTGCGCAAGCGTCTGAACCTGATTTCCGCCATCGCCGACGCAGTCAACGACTCCGTCTCGGACGAGGACCTGCTGAGCATCGAGGAAGCCGCCTGCCCCACCTGCGGATCCTGCTCAGGAATGTTCACCGCCAACTCGATGAACTGCCTCACCGAGGCGCTCGGCCTGTCCCTGCCGGGCAACGGCACCACGCTGGCCACGCACACCGCCCGCAAGGAGTTGTACGAGGACGCCGGCCGCGCCATCGTGGACATCACGAAGTCCTACTACTTCGACGACGACGAGTCCGTGCTCCCGCGCGCCATCGCCGGCCGCCCCGCGTTCGAGAACGCCATGACCATGGACATCGCCATGGGAGGGTCATCCAACACGATCCTGCACCTGCTGGCCGCTGCGCAGGAGGCGGAGCTGGACTTCACCCTCGATGACATCGATGCGATCTCGCGCCGCACCCCCTGCCTGACCAAGGTCGCCCCCAACGGCGAGTACCTGGTCGAGGACGTCCACCGCGCCGGCGGCATCCCCGCCATCCTGGGCGAACTGGACCGCGGCGGAATGCTCAACCACAACGTCCGCTCCGTGCACGGGCCGGACCTGCGCTCCTGGCTGGACGATTGGGACATCCGCGGCGGCAAGGCCACCGAGACGGCCATCGAGCTCTTCCATGCCGCCCCCGGCTGCGTGCGCTCCGCCGAGGCGTTCTCCCAGTCCGAGCGCTGGGACACCCTGGACCTTGACGCCAAGAACGGCTGCATCCACTCGATGGAACACGCCCACTCAGTCGAGGGCGGCCTGGCCGTGCTGCGCGGAAACATCTCCCTGGACGGGGCCGTGGTGAAGACCGCCGGCGTTGACGAATCAATCTTCAAGTTCTCCGGGCCGGCAGTCGTCTTTGAATCCCAGGACGATGCCGTCACCGCGATCCTGAGCAAGACGATCGTCGCCGGCGACGTCGTGGTGATTCGCTACGAGGGTCCGCGCGGCGGACCGGGCATGCAGGAAATGCTCTACCCCACCTCGTTCCTCAAGGGACTGGGCTTGGGCGCGAAGTGCGCGCTGATCACCGACGGGCGCTTCTCCGGGGGAACCTCAGGACTGTCGATCGGCCACATCTCGCCAGAGGCCGCTGCGGGCGGCGCGATCGCGCTGGTGGAGAACGGGGACACCATCTCCATCGACATCCCGGCCCGCTCCATCACGCTGGAAGTCAGCGAGGACGAGCTCGCCCGGCGCCGCGCGGTGCTGGAATCGACCATCGGCTACCAGCCGCGGGACCGCGACCGCGTGGTCTCCCCGGCGTTGCGCGCCTATGCCGCCTTCGCGCAGTCCGCGGACAAGGGCGCGGTGCGGCACGTGCCGCAAATCGTGCAGAAGCAGGCAGTCCTGTCCTAG
- a CDS encoding helix-turn-helix transcriptional regulator: MSDGRRQELGQFLRDRRGNLVRAELGLPPIGRNRMLGLRREEIAAFAAVSVTWYTWLEQGREINASRQVLESITRVLALTAAETSYVLALGGYTAVPPTEVSTVEQAPEHLQRLLETFDFPAFVVAPDWGIAGWNRAYEGLYARIAAVDPAERNLLWLIFTDPHLRKMLPDWEETSRHFVAEFRAEAGARLGSAAHTTLVKRLSEASGQFAKLWADRGVERFASRQRVFLHPVAGELVFEQHRLVPSDAPELHLVMYAPVPGTPTRDRLQMLLAPTSVEPG; this comes from the coding sequence ATGAGTGATGGAAGAAGACAGGAACTGGGGCAGTTCCTGCGGGATCGGCGCGGCAACCTCGTCCGTGCGGAGCTGGGCCTGCCGCCGATCGGGCGAAACCGCATGCTGGGACTGCGCCGGGAGGAGATTGCCGCCTTCGCCGCGGTAAGCGTCACCTGGTACACCTGGCTGGAACAAGGCAGGGAAATCAATGCCTCCCGCCAGGTGCTTGAATCCATCACCCGGGTGCTCGCCCTGACTGCCGCCGAAACTTCCTATGTGCTGGCCCTGGGCGGATACACGGCCGTTCCCCCAACCGAGGTCAGCACCGTCGAGCAGGCACCCGAGCACCTGCAGCGGCTGCTCGAAACCTTCGATTTTCCGGCATTCGTGGTGGCCCCGGACTGGGGCATCGCCGGCTGGAACCGTGCCTACGAAGGTCTCTACGCGCGCATTGCCGCCGTGGACCCGGCGGAGCGCAATCTGCTCTGGCTGATCTTCACCGACCCGCACTTGCGCAAGATGCTGCCCGACTGGGAAGAAACCTCGCGGCATTTTGTGGCCGAGTTCCGTGCCGAGGCCGGCGCCCGACTCGGCTCCGCTGCCCACACGACGCTCGTCAAGCGGCTCTCCGAAGCCAGCGGGCAGTTCGCCAAGCTCTGGGCCGACCGCGGCGTGGAGCGCTTTGCCTCCAGGCAGCGCGTGTTCCTGCATCCGGTCGCCGGCGAGCTGGTCTTTGAGCAGCACCGGCTGGTGCCCTCGGACGCGCCGGAACTGCACCTGGTGATGTACGCGCCGGTGCCCGGAACGCCGACCAGGGATCGGCTGCAGATGCTCCTCGCGCCGACATCCGTCGAACCCGGCTGA
- a CDS encoding DUF1731 domain-containing protein yields the protein MAWQRTQTHFLALSPAALWEVLRDPARVPEWHRAIAGLRPHEVPATAGTLLDLVPAGKLIGKVHSATAPPAVVTSVGEGTSITWRQPQPGGHLMVNWSLRKVKGGTELTQRVSVSGAASAVFERTAARPIASNFAENCARLYTLAGGRATQQLRVVIAGGHGFLGARAAADLFCRGHEVVILTRSVRPDNPYTQIRWDGKTQGPWSTSLYRAGRNTAVLNLAGELVDMPPTKSNVALLRNSRVDSTLALVDASRAAPAPLAAFLQSSTTAIFADAGEQRLTEESALPAGARALPQMTGVARPWEEAVVGANAERLNILRTSLVFEQESPLVDRLSLLAGVGLGGPVAGGEQWVSWIHLADWLRVIRAALGLEENLSLPGGVIHLAAPHPVRNREMMEALRAKVAPGPLRRFALPTPRPVLAAGAVVLNTDPALGTTGRHVTSTVLAEAGFEFEHPDFETALGQILD from the coding sequence ATGGCATGGCAGCGCACGCAAACCCATTTCCTCGCACTTTCACCCGCGGCCCTGTGGGAGGTGCTGCGCGACCCGGCCCGGGTTCCCGAATGGCACCGGGCCATCGCGGGCCTGCGGCCACACGAGGTGCCGGCAACTGCCGGGACCTTGTTGGACCTGGTCCCCGCGGGCAAGCTCATCGGCAAGGTCCATTCGGCCACCGCACCTCCCGCCGTGGTTACCAGCGTCGGGGAGGGCACCTCCATCACTTGGCGCCAGCCCCAGCCCGGCGGCCACCTGATGGTGAACTGGTCCCTGCGCAAGGTCAAGGGCGGCACCGAACTCACCCAGCGTGTGTCGGTCTCCGGGGCCGCGTCAGCGGTTTTCGAACGGACGGCCGCCCGGCCCATCGCCTCAAACTTCGCCGAAAACTGTGCCCGCCTCTACACCCTTGCCGGCGGGAGGGCAACGCAACAATTGCGCGTCGTGATTGCCGGGGGCCACGGGTTCCTGGGCGCCCGCGCCGCGGCCGACCTTTTCTGCCGCGGCCACGAGGTCGTCATCCTCACCCGCAGTGTTCGTCCCGACAACCCGTACACCCAGATCCGCTGGGACGGGAAAACCCAGGGCCCGTGGTCCACCAGCCTGTACCGCGCGGGGCGCAACACCGCGGTGTTGAACCTGGCCGGGGAATTGGTGGACATGCCGCCCACCAAATCCAACGTTGCCCTGCTGCGCAACTCCCGCGTCGATTCCACCCTCGCTCTGGTGGACGCCTCGCGTGCGGCACCCGCCCCGCTGGCGGCATTCCTGCAATCGAGCACCACCGCGATCTTCGCCGACGCCGGGGAGCAACGGCTCACCGAGGAATCGGCGCTGCCCGCCGGCGCACGGGCCCTGCCGCAGATGACCGGGGTGGCCCGGCCCTGGGAAGAGGCAGTAGTCGGGGCCAACGCCGAACGGCTGAACATCCTGCGCACCTCCCTGGTCTTCGAGCAGGAAAGCCCGCTGGTCGACCGGTTGTCCCTGCTGGCCGGCGTCGGCCTGGGCGGCCCGGTTGCCGGCGGGGAACAATGGGTCAGTTGGATCCACCTGGCCGACTGGCTGCGCGTCATTCGCGCGGCCCTGGGGTTGGAGGAGAACCTCTCGCTGCCCGGCGGCGTCATCCATCTGGCGGCACCACACCCGGTGCGCAACCGGGAGATGATGGAGGCACTGCGGGCCAAGGTCGCACCGGGGCCACTGCGCAGGTTTGCGCTGCCGACCCCGCGCCCGGTCCTGGCAGCGGGCGCCGTGGTGTTGAACACCGACCCGGCGCTGGGCACCACAGGACGACACGTAACCTCCACCGTGCTCGCCGAGGCCGGGTTCGAGTTCGAGCACCCCGACTTCGAGACAGCGCTGGGGCAGATCCTTGACTAG
- a CDS encoding methylated-DNA--[protein]-cysteine S-methyltransferase — MTSGRVLRHGLMDSPIGGLRIVASRHGITGIYMENHAHPLDSGVLGERLASVADDPGIALCAGQLAEYFAGTRTSFEVPLDAQGTEFQQRVWARLARIPFGATRSYGQLALELGDEKLTRAVGTANGRNPIAIVVPCHRVIGADGSMTGYAGGLGAKEFLLRHEGILPEAEATLF; from the coding sequence TTGACTAGCGGACGCGTGCTGCGCCATGGCCTGATGGACTCCCCCATTGGAGGACTGCGGATCGTGGCCTCCCGCCACGGGATCACCGGCATCTACATGGAAAACCACGCCCACCCCCTGGACTCCGGGGTGTTGGGCGAGCGACTGGCCTCCGTGGCCGATGATCCGGGCATCGCCCTTTGCGCCGGCCAGTTGGCCGAATACTTTGCCGGGACCAGGACATCGTTCGAGGTGCCACTGGATGCGCAGGGAACCGAGTTCCAGCAGCGGGTCTGGGCGCGCCTTGCTCGGATCCCCTTCGGTGCCACCCGCAGCTATGGCCAGCTGGCCCTGGAACTGGGGGATGAAAAGCTGACACGCGCCGTGGGAACCGCCAATGGGCGCAACCCCATTGCGATCGTGGTCCCCTGCCACCGGGTCATCGGTGCCGATGGGTCAATGACCGGCTATGCCGGTGGGCTGGGCGCCAAGGAGTTCCTGCTGCGCCACGAAGGCATCCTGCCCGAGGCCGAGGCTACTCTTTTCTAG
- a CDS encoding SH3 domain-containing protein, producing the protein MLWHWGKNNLVRSACGIFVAVGLVISSAPTLAAEARQTPAVRGTIQVEGAASTSVMVATALPSKVKTTANLNLRTGSSTAHRRLVTIPKGTTVKVTARAANGWYKVGYAGRTGWISNKYVSIVRSAAPAPGRLPATVRTTAGLNLRTGPSTAYAVLVTIPRGTTLKVSARASNGWYKVGYAGRTGWVSNTYVTTSTGSGSSPSAPRAPQSTGPNRTSRVVLTFDDCPRTLGSFTATIKYAADHNMGLVIAPTGNCLSSFRARYGVDLAALARAKGQWVINHSVSHPDLRRLSCAAAAAQLGGSGVRTNFGRPPFGAIDASVRCAYDRVGMAIWTWSRDTLDWSVKSKSITVARASAARPGDTVLMHMQWQGFAPDSLRQIKANLAKRGVGVCRAYHGSDGVGVVARTPVRLPASLPC; encoded by the coding sequence ATGCTGTGGCATTGGGGAAAAAACAATCTTGTTCGAAGTGCGTGCGGAATCTTCGTGGCCGTGGGACTGGTCATTTCGTCGGCACCGACGTTGGCAGCCGAAGCGCGCCAAACGCCCGCAGTCCGAGGCACGATTCAGGTCGAGGGCGCAGCTTCGACTTCGGTCATGGTGGCAACGGCTTTGCCGTCCAAGGTCAAGACCACGGCCAACCTCAACCTGCGAACGGGGTCGAGTACCGCCCATAGGAGACTTGTGACTATTCCCAAGGGCACCACCGTCAAGGTGACAGCACGGGCAGCCAACGGTTGGTACAAGGTCGGCTACGCGGGACGGACGGGTTGGATCAGTAACAAATACGTGAGCATTGTGCGCTCCGCAGCACCAGCTCCTGGCCGACTGCCTGCCACGGTGCGGACCACGGCAGGGCTCAACCTACGCACCGGACCAAGCACGGCCTATGCGGTTCTGGTGACCATTCCACGGGGCACCACCCTGAAGGTGTCGGCGCGTGCCTCCAACGGATGGTACAAAGTCGGCTACGCGGGACGCACGGGCTGGGTCAGCAACACCTATGTAACTACCAGCACGGGTTCCGGTTCGTCGCCTTCGGCGCCCCGGGCTCCACAATCCACGGGTCCGAACCGCACCTCTCGCGTGGTCTTGACCTTCGACGACTGCCCGCGCACGCTCGGTTCCTTCACGGCCACCATCAAGTACGCCGCTGACCACAACATGGGTCTGGTTATTGCCCCCACCGGCAATTGCCTTTCATCCTTCAGGGCCCGTTATGGGGTGGATCTGGCTGCCTTGGCCCGTGCCAAGGGTCAATGGGTCATCAACCATTCGGTGAGCCACCCCGACTTACGACGCCTGAGCTGTGCGGCTGCTGCCGCCCAACTCGGCGGCTCCGGGGTGCGCACCAACTTTGGCCGCCCGCCATTTGGCGCCATTGATGCCAGTGTGAGGTGCGCCTACGATCGGGTGGGCATGGCCATTTGGACGTGGTCGCGCGACACCCTGGACTGGAGTGTGAAATCCAAATCCATCACTGTGGCGCGCGCCTCTGCTGCCCGGCCCGGCGACACCGTCCTGATGCACATGCAGTGGCAGGGATTCGCGCCTGATTCGCTACGGCAAATCAAGGCAAATCTTGCCAAGCGCGGCGTCGGGGTCTGCCGCGCCTACCACGGGTCCGACGGCGTCGGTGTGGTTGCCCGGACCCCGGTGAGGCTGCCCGCCTCACTGCCTTGCTAG
- a CDS encoding TetR/AcrR family transcriptional regulator yields MAIRGSYAKGIAKRAEILDVALEVFAVEGYRGTSLRKVASLCDLSLAGVMHYFDSKEDLLVQILRERDARNEISGTIAEQEGRFEDILGQGPNEPGLIALYVTMAAAAADPAHPAAAYFQERNARLLKLSEDSYYADKPKPSAEELEYFHAMTRMVLATADGLQQQWLVDRSVDVVGTMKLLMEQSHEATERKLATFRAATGDA; encoded by the coding sequence ATGGCAATTCGTGGTTCATACGCAAAGGGCATCGCTAAACGCGCCGAGATTCTAGATGTCGCGCTGGAGGTGTTCGCCGTCGAGGGCTACCGGGGAACATCGCTACGCAAGGTCGCAAGCCTTTGCGACCTGTCCCTGGCCGGTGTGATGCACTACTTCGACTCCAAGGAAGACTTGCTCGTCCAGATACTGCGCGAGCGCGACGCCCGCAATGAAATCAGCGGAACCATTGCCGAACAAGAGGGTCGCTTCGAGGATATCTTGGGGCAGGGTCCCAACGAGCCGGGGCTGATTGCCCTGTATGTCACCATGGCGGCAGCTGCCGCGGATCCCGCACATCCCGCAGCTGCGTATTTCCAGGAACGAAATGCCCGCCTGCTGAAGTTGTCCGAAGATTCTTACTATGCCGACAAGCCCAAGCCATCGGCCGAGGAACTCGAGTACTTCCACGCCATGACCCGGATGGTCTTGGCCACGGCCGATGGACTGCAACAACAGTGGCTGGTGGACCGCAGCGTCGACGTCGTAGGCACCATGAAGCTGTTGATGGAACAGTCCCACGAGGCAACGGAGCGCAAGCTTGCGACATTTCGTGCCGCAACCGGCGACGCATAG
- a CDS encoding MFS transporter produces MGGFGIGTTEFTIMGLLQEGAADLGVSNAQMGLLISAYALGVVVGAPILTALGARVARKTMVLWLMAFFTLANLGSLFAANYEWMLVSRFLAGLPHGAYFGIAAILAGTLVPASMRGRAIAWVMMGLAVANVIGVPVVTFLGQNLGWRWMFAVVGLVGALTWVAIRMFVPFSPAHQGASIRRELSALRSGQVWMAMLTGIVGFGGFFAVYSYISPILTDVTGLPITAVPLVLGLYGVGMVVGSLIGGRLADWSVLGAIYVATTAMVVFMTVFGLVSTHAVPALILVFILGGTGSLLIPALQALLMDSAPHAQSLAASLNHSALNVANALGAALGAAVIAAGLGYRAPSFLGAGLALIGLLLALATGWRAKRLSSAAS; encoded by the coding sequence ATGGGCGGGTTCGGGATCGGCACCACGGAATTCACCATCATGGGCCTGCTGCAGGAAGGTGCAGCGGACCTAGGTGTCAGCAACGCACAGATGGGTCTGCTGATCTCCGCCTACGCATTGGGTGTTGTTGTCGGCGCCCCGATTCTGACCGCATTGGGCGCCCGTGTCGCCCGCAAGACCATGGTCCTGTGGCTCATGGCGTTCTTCACCCTCGCCAACCTCGGCTCGCTCTTTGCCGCGAACTACGAATGGATGCTCGTTTCCCGGTTCCTTGCCGGTCTCCCGCATGGGGCCTACTTCGGCATCGCAGCCATCCTGGCCGGCACGTTGGTGCCCGCATCGATGCGGGGTCGCGCCATAGCGTGGGTGATGATGGGTCTCGCGGTCGCCAACGTGATCGGCGTACCGGTGGTGACCTTCCTGGGGCAGAATCTGGGCTGGCGCTGGATGTTCGCAGTCGTCGGTCTCGTCGGTGCCTTGACGTGGGTCGCCATTCGCATGTTCGTGCCGTTTTCCCCGGCACACCAAGGCGCCAGTATCCGCAGGGAACTCTCGGCACTGCGCAGTGGGCAGGTCTGGATGGCCATGTTGACCGGCATCGTCGGCTTTGGTGGATTCTTTGCTGTGTATTCCTACATCAGCCCGATCCTCACCGATGTCACGGGGCTGCCGATCACGGCCGTCCCGCTGGTGTTGGGCCTTTATGGGGTCGGCATGGTGGTCGGTTCGCTGATCGGCGGACGACTGGCCGACTGGTCCGTACTGGGAGCCATCTATGTGGCAACAACCGCCATGGTCGTGTTCATGACCGTGTTCGGCCTGGTATCCACCCATGCGGTGCCGGCACTGATCCTCGTCTTCATCCTGGGCGGAACCGGATCGTTGCTGATTCCTGCGCTCCAGGCATTGCTCATGGACTCCGCACCACACGCCCAATCACTGGCCGCCTCACTGAACCACTCGGCACTGAACGTTGCCAACGCGCTTGGTGCGGCGCTGGGCGCCGCCGTCATCGCCGCCGGATTGGGATACCGCGCCCCTTCATTCCTGGGTGCCGGCCTCGCCTTGATCGGCCTGTTGCTGGCCTTGGCCACGGGATGGCGTGCCAAGCGACTTTCGTCGGCGGCAAGCTAG
- a CDS encoding NAD(P)/FAD-dependent oxidoreductase, protein MSEAAMAGSTTQGELGTVVIGGGLAAAHCVHALREGGYTKPITLIASENEVPYERPPLSKEYLQGRKPAQELPPFTADWYVEADVDLRLGVTAESIDVSAKKVELGGPVSVAYENLVIATGCRSRLGGRNANMEGWDLPGVYTLRSLEDAKRLKEHLVSGKNLVIIGAGWIGMEVAASARAAGVEVTVITPDPVPLATAMGSEFGSHVAQLHVSNGVQCRFGTAVSGIALDPDKGLAVQTPTGDIRADFVLLAIGAVPNNELAVAAGLEIGTGVVVDEHLRSSNPDILAIGDIAEARNTALGRAIRVEHWDNAIRQGKLAAATILGRDESYDWLPYFFTDQFGLGMEYVGDRGADDEAVVRGDMTSGEFIIFWLRKGVITAAMNVNIWDVNDHLRTMIGKNIPVATLQDTDNDLMAL, encoded by the coding sequence ATGAGTGAAGCGGCAATGGCTGGATCGACGACGCAAGGTGAGCTGGGGACCGTGGTGATTGGTGGCGGTCTTGCCGCAGCGCACTGTGTCCATGCATTGCGCGAGGGCGGCTACACCAAGCCGATTACACTCATCGCCTCCGAGAACGAAGTTCCCTATGAGCGGCCTCCGCTGTCCAAGGAATACCTCCAAGGCAGAAAACCCGCGCAGGAGCTGCCGCCCTTCACCGCCGACTGGTACGTAGAGGCTGACGTGGATCTCCGCCTGGGCGTCACCGCCGAATCCATTGACGTTTCCGCCAAGAAGGTCGAGTTGGGCGGCCCCGTATCCGTGGCTTATGAAAACCTCGTGATCGCCACAGGTTGCCGTTCCCGGTTAGGTGGTCGCAACGCCAACATGGAGGGGTGGGACCTGCCCGGCGTGTACACGCTCCGGTCGCTTGAAGACGCCAAACGGCTCAAGGAGCATCTGGTGTCCGGCAAGAATCTGGTCATCATTGGCGCAGGATGGATCGGCATGGAGGTCGCAGCCTCGGCGCGCGCCGCCGGAGTGGAGGTCACCGTCATTACTCCGGATCCAGTTCCCCTTGCTACGGCGATGGGCTCCGAATTCGGTTCCCATGTGGCACAGCTCCATGTCTCCAACGGCGTCCAATGCCGATTCGGGACCGCCGTCAGCGGGATCGCCTTGGACCCCGATAAGGGATTGGCCGTGCAGACCCCGACCGGTGACATCCGCGCGGACTTCGTGCTTCTGGCCATCGGCGCGGTGCCGAACAACGAACTTGCCGTGGCCGCCGGACTCGAGATCGGTACCGGGGTCGTGGTCGATGAGCACCTGCGCAGCAGCAACCCGGACATCCTGGCCATCGGCGACATTGCCGAGGCCCGCAACACCGCCCTGGGTCGAGCCATCCGGGTCGAACACTGGGACAACGCCATCCGCCAGGGCAAACTTGCGGCAGCCACCATCCTCGGACGCGACGAATCCTACGATTGGCTGCCGTACTTCTTTACCGACCAATTCGGTTTGGGCATGGAATACGTCGGCGACCGCGGAGCCGATGACGAAGCCGTCGTGCGCGGTGACATGACCTCGGGGGAGTTCATCATCTTCTGGCTGCGCAAGGGCGTGATCACCGCCGCCATGAACGTGAACATCTGGGATGTCAACGACCACCTTCGCACGATGATCGGGAAGAACATCCCCGTTGCCACCCTCCAAGACACAGACAACGACCTGATGGCGCTGTAG
- a CDS encoding endonuclease/exonuclease/phosphatase family protein, which yields MAFHARVPDFLGLGLLLDNAAPWMGLAVPALLLLAVASRSRTSLVVLLIPVFTWLVIFGPAIVPLSWSAPRTGAATLTLSSQNIKAGTGGAAQSALELAEDGSDVIALQELDAGSAQRVSTALEDVYPHHFVVGTVGVWSKYPLTNSQPLELGLGWKRALSTQVDAASGSLRLYVIHAASARPNDHVDRDEMLRQLAAVVQADPEENMMAVGDFNATSTDRAFKKISSILDEPNQDDGLLGFTWPRSPFPMMRLDHVLVRGLEVTSNTNVEAGPSDHLAVQTVVNLPGQ from the coding sequence ATGGCGTTCCACGCCCGGGTTCCCGATTTCCTGGGCTTGGGTCTGCTCCTTGACAACGCCGCACCATGGATGGGCCTGGCGGTACCGGCGTTGCTCCTGCTCGCCGTGGCGTCCCGTAGCCGGACCTCCTTGGTCGTGCTCCTGATTCCGGTTTTTACTTGGCTTGTCATCTTTGGCCCAGCGATTGTTCCGCTGTCATGGTCCGCTCCCCGGACGGGTGCCGCCACATTGACGCTCAGTAGTCAGAACATCAAGGCAGGCACCGGGGGTGCCGCGCAATCGGCTCTCGAACTCGCCGAGGACGGAAGCGACGTCATTGCCTTGCAGGAACTCGATGCCGGCAGCGCCCAGCGCGTCAGCACCGCCCTGGAGGATGTCTATCCACACCACTTCGTGGTGGGCACCGTGGGAGTGTGGAGCAAGTACCCACTCACGAACTCCCAACCACTCGAATTGGGCCTGGGCTGGAAGCGCGCCCTCTCAACACAGGTCGATGCAGCCTCCGGGAGCCTTCGGCTGTACGTCATCCATGCCGCCTCGGCCCGTCCCAACGACCACGTCGACCGCGACGAAATGCTGAGGCAGTTGGCAGCCGTGGTTCAGGCCGATCCCGAGGAAAACATGATGGCCGTGGGTGACTTCAATGCAACTAGCACCGACCGCGCCTTCAAGAAGATTTCCTCGATTCTCGACGAGCCCAATCAGGATGACGGGCTCCTTGGCTTCACGTGGCCACGCTCGCCCTTCCCCATGATGCGACTTGACCATGTCCTGGTCCGCGGCTTGGAAGTCACCTCGAACACCAATGTCGAAGCCGGGCCCAGCGACCATCTGGCCGTTCAAACGGTCGTGAATCTACCCGGGCAATAA
- a CDS encoding alpha-ketoglutarate-dependent dioxygenase AlkB family protein gives MGTLFSESFLDRPRRELAPGAYWIPDWLSPEEQRWLVARFHEWGRGPVPPRAAKIGAHEMSVQTVCLGWHWRPYAYSREAIDVNGNRVLDFPDWMVRLGRKAIFAATRDAAAAEQYTPDTALVNYYGAESRMGMHQDRDERSVAPVVSISIGDSCQFRFGNTRSRNKPYEDILLASGDLFVFGGPARLAYHGVTKILPGTAPADCGLETGRINITMRVTGLPDG, from the coding sequence ATGGGTACCCTCTTCTCCGAGAGTTTTCTGGACCGACCCAGGCGGGAGCTTGCTCCCGGCGCTTATTGGATTCCCGATTGGTTGAGCCCGGAGGAGCAGCGCTGGCTGGTAGCACGGTTCCACGAATGGGGGCGGGGGCCCGTGCCGCCGCGTGCGGCAAAAATCGGCGCCCATGAAATGTCGGTGCAGACCGTCTGCCTGGGTTGGCACTGGCGTCCCTATGCGTATTCGCGCGAGGCCATTGATGTCAACGGCAATAGGGTGCTGGATTTTCCTGACTGGATGGTCCGGCTTGGCCGCAAGGCGATCTTCGCTGCGACCCGGGATGCTGCAGCGGCCGAGCAGTACACCCCGGACACTGCGCTCGTGAACTATTACGGGGCCGAATCCAGGATGGGCATGCACCAGGACCGCGACGAACGGTCGGTCGCACCGGTGGTCTCAATCTCCATCGGTGACTCCTGCCAATTTCGGTTCGGAAATACGCGGAGCCGGAACAAACCCTACGAGGACATCCTGCTGGCTTCGGGAGACCTGTTCGTGTTCGGGGGGCCGGCCCGCCTTGCCTACCACGGGGTCACCAAGATCCTGCCCGGCACGGCGCCGGCCGACTGCGGGCTTGAAACGGGACGCATCAACATCACCATGCGGGTCACGGGCTTGCCGGACGGCTAG